The nucleotide window ATTTTTTTTGAAGTAAAACCAAGTAAACAGGGGTGAATAAGGTGAAAAAGAGTTTGACTAGCTTCATCAGCGTGATTGTCCTTTCTATGATTCTCTCTGCTTGTGCTTTAGATAGTTCAAGTCAAAAGGAATCACCGGTACCAGCCAAGAAGGGAAACACAGAAAGTGCAAGCGTAAAAAGCACTGAAGGAAAAGAGTATAAAGCAACAAACCTTGCAGCACTTCCGGAAAAGGCAAAAGCGAGGAAGGATTTGTTCATTGCAGGAATTTCCGCACCAGGAGGCGTTTTCTTGCCATATTTTTATGAAAATGGTTGGGATGGAAACGTAACAAACCCTATGTTTGCTCCATTAGTGAATCTAGATAAGGAAGGAAAGCCTGTCGGAATCCTTGCTGAAAAATGGGATGTCTCTGATGATCAGCTTACATATACATTCCACTTAAGAAAAGGCTTAAAATTTAGTGACGGCTCACCGCTAACAGCAGACGATGTTGCCTTTACCTTAACACTTCTATATGATCCAGCATATGCCGGATACCAAGATATTTCTCTTGCGGCGATTAAAGGCGGGAAAGAGTATAAAGAAGGTAAGGCACAATCGATTGAAGGGATTAAAGTCATCGATAAAGAGACAATTGAAATTACAACTGAAAAAGTGAACGCGAAGTCCCTGCTTCTATTAGGCGGTCAAGTATTATCTAAAGCCTATTATGGTAAAGACTATCAATATGGTAAACTCGATTATTTAAAAGAACTTTATCCAAAACCACTTGGTGCAGGTCCATACAAATTTGAAAAATATATTCCTGGCCAAGAAGTCCGTTATGTGGCCAATGAACATTACTACGCAGGTAAGCCAAAAACAAAAAATCTCATTTTCAAGGTTATAGATACCTCCACCTCCCTGCAATTGTTTGAAACAGGCGAGCTTGATTATGCCGGTTTCTCTGCAGATGATGATACCGTGGAACAGTTGAAAAGCTTAGGATTTGCCAATATCCAAGTCGGCCCGGTAAATGACTTTGGCTTTATTTATGTAAACAATACACGTCCGCAGTTCAAGGATAAAGAAGTACGACAAGCATTGATTTATGGATTGGATCGCCAAAAAATTGTGGATGTGAAATTTAAAGGCTACGGAGAGGTTGCCAACGTTCCTGTCTCTAAAGTTTCATGGGCATATGACGATGAAGGTATTAACAAATATGAATTTAATGCGGATAAAGCGAAAGAATTACTTGATAATGCAGGCTGGAAGGTCGGTAAGGATGGCATCCGCGAAAAAGATGGCAAGCCATTCGTGATTCGGTATTTAACGAGAACAGCTGAAGATCCAATTATCCCTATTGCCAAAGAAAACTATGAGGATATTGGGATTAAATTCGAACCAGAAATCATGGACTTTAATGCCTTGGTTGCTAAGTTAAACGAGAAAGATTATGATTTCGCCGCAGTTTCGACGTCACAAATCTTAGACCCAAGTGATCCTGTTGAAGAATTTGCATCAGCTAACCCAAATAATGCTGCAGGCTATTCTAATCCTAAGGTTGATGAGTTAATCCAAAAAGGATTAAATACGTTAGATATTGAAAAACGTAAAGGCATCTATCACGATTTATACAAAGAACTAAATGACAACCCTCCTGTAATTCTGATTCACTATCGCCAAAGCGCCAGAGCGATTAGTGGTCAAATTCAAGGTTTATATCCAGATAACTATACAGGCATCAGCGCTAGCTTGCCGAACATTTCGATTAAAAAGTAATCAATAAAGTGCCTAGCGCATGTTGCTAGGCACTTTATTCTGTAATGGGGGAGAAAAAATGAAACAGTACGTATTGCAGCGTTTTTTACAAATGATTGTCATCTTGTTCGGGACATCGTTTATCATTTTCTTCTTATTTGCGATGCTGCCGGGTGATTATATTGACTCAAATATTAATTTGACCCCGCAAAGGGCTCAAGAATTAAAAGCACTTTTTGGTTTAGATCAGCCGGTGTTGCAGAGGTACTTTACGTGGCTTGGAAATGCCTTACACGGTGATTTTGGTTACTCGCTCAAGCATCAGGAAAAGGTTTTATCCCTGTTAAATAAATATGTGTGGAATTCCTTTTTTGTTGCTATTTTTGCCTTAATCCTAACGTGGTCCATTGCCTTAGTGACGGGTGTCATTTCCGCCATTAAGCAATATTCCTTGTTTGATGGGCTAGTAACATTTTTTGTGTTTGCAGCGATGTCCTTTCCATCTTTTTTTATCAGCTTGCTATTTATTAAATGGTTCGGTGTCGATCTGCAAATCTTGCCAATTGGCGGAATGATTGATACGGGAAGTACCAGTACGGGGCTGACCTATCTTCTTGAAGTGGGCAAGCATATGATTCTACCTGTTCTCATCCTAACCTTACTTAGCATTGGATCGTTAACCCGCTATTTTCGCACTGGGATGCTTGAGGTGATTCGCCAGGACTATATACGAACCGCCCGAGCGAAGGGTTTAAAAGAGCGTGTGGTTATTTTTAAACATGCTTTAAAAAATGCCATTCTTCCAGCCATTACATTGCTTGCCTTTGAATTACCGGGGCTTTTTTCCGGTGCCATTATTATGGAACAAATCTTTAATTGGCCGGGTGTTGGAAGAATTCAGCTGGAATCAGTCAGCTTCCGCGATTATCCCGTATTGATGGCCTTTACGATGTTTTTATCCTGTTTAACCATTATTGGAAACTTTTTAGCGGATGTAACTTACGCTGCTGTTGATCCGAGAATTAGATTGAAATAGGGAGGGGTGCAAATTGGAACCACAAAGTTCGATTGTGACGAAACAAGTGACGAAGAAGAGCGTAAAATCACCTTCGTTATGGAAGCAAACGTATCGTCGCCTAAAAAAGAATAAATTAGCAATGATCAGTTTGTTTTTCCTGATATTTATGTTTTTACTGAGTTTTATTGGTCCGCATTTTTCACCGTACATTCAAGACAGAACGAGTATTGCTGATATGAATCAGCCGCCAAGCAGCTCGCACTTGCTTGGGACAGATAATTATGGGCGGGATGTGTTAACGAGATTAATGATGGCCGGACAAATCTCGTTAACCATCGGGATTGCTTCCATGTTTTTATCGGTGATGATTGGTTCATTGCTGGGGGCGATTTCGGGCTTTTATCGCGGCGTCGTCGATATGGTTATCATGCGGATCGCCGACATTCTTATGTCGATTCCAGGCTTACCGCTTCTATTGATTTTGGCAGCCATTCTATCAGAGTGGAAAGTTCCGGCTGAATACCGGCTTTATATTATTATGATTATGCTTAGCTTTGTTGGATGGCCAGGTCTTGCACGCCTAGTGCGAGGACAAATTTTATCATTGAAGGAACAGCCTTTTATGCAGGCAACGGAGGTACTGGGGTTAAGGGACCGCCGGAAAATAATCCACCATCTTATTCCGAATACCATCCCACTTCTTTTGGTTGTGGCGACCTTAAATGTAGCCGGTTCGATTTTAAGCGAGTCCGCATTAAGCTTTCTTGGACTTGGGGTCGTTCCGCCCACACCGTCATGGGGGAATATGATGAATGCAGCCAATAACTTTATGGATTTTAGGAAACGTCCATGGCTTTGGATTCCACCGGGAACCACTATTTTTCTAACTGTCGTTTCTATCAATTTACTGGGGGACGGACTAAGAGATGCACTTGATCCGAAAATGAGAAGGTAGGGATATCATATGAATAAGACGCTGCTTCAAGTAGATCACCTGCAAACAAACTTTTACACAGAAAACGGCGTCGTGAAGGCAGTGAATGACGTTAGTTTTGCTATTCGTGAAGGAGAAACCGTGTGTATCGTTGGAGAGTCAGGATGCGGCAAAAGTATTACCGCATTGTCATTAATGCAGCTAATACCGGAAAACGGCAAGGTGGAAAGCGGAGAAATTAATTTTGCCGGAAAAAACCTGCTCCACTTATCAAAAAAGGATGTGCGCCGTTTAAGAGGGAATGAGATTGGCATGATCTTTCAGGAACCGATGACATCTTTAAATCCCGTTTTCACGATTGGTGAACAAATGATTGAACCAATCCAGGAACATTTATTGTTAAGTAAAAAGGATGCCTATAATAAGGCAATGGAACTGATTACAATGCTCGGAATCCCGAATGCTGAAAAGGTCGTCAATCTTTATCCTCATGAATTAAGCGGCGGGATGCTGCAACGGATTATGATTGCTATCGCCATTAGCTGTAATCCGAAGCTTATCATTGCGGATGAACCAACGACCGCTCTTGACGTAACCATCCAAGCACAAATATTAGACTTATTACGGGAGATAAAAAAGGAATTTAATACATCTATTTTGTTAATTACCCATGATCTTGGCGTTGTGGCAGAAATGGCTGATTATGTGGTGGTCATGTATGCGGGAAAAGTAGTGGAAGAGGGACCGGTTTTGGAGCTATTTAAGAACCCGCAGCATCCTTATACAAAAGGATTGTTGAAGGCAAAACCAGTGATTGGTGAACGGAAAGATCGTCTATATACCATTGCCGGCCAGGTTCCGAATTTAGTTAATCTGCAGGAATCCTGCTATTTTGCAGATCGCTGTGAGCATGCAATGGATATTTGCAGGATAAAGCAGCCGGCATTACATGAAATTTCGGGCGGGCAAAAAGCTGCGTGCTGGCTCTATGAGGACGGTGCAGAATAATGGGCGAAGCATTATTAGAGGTTCATAATCTAAAAAAATACTATTCTGCTTCAAAAGGTATGTTTAAAAAATTCGGAGATCCGTTGAAGGCTGTTGATGGGGTTAGTTTTTCAATTGCCAAAGGCGAAGTGTTTGGGCTTGTTGGTGAATCTGGAAGTGGGAAATCGACGATTGGTAAAACCATTTTACGCCTCCATGAGAAGACAGAAGGAGAGGTAAAGTTTAAGGGGAAAGATATTTTTTCATTATCCAAAAAGGAGCTCCGCAATCTTCGTGTGCAAACACAGCTTGTATTTCAAGATCCGTTTAGTTCGTTAAATCCAAGGCTCCGAGTGGGGGACGCAATTGGCGAGGCCATGGTCGAGCACGGTCTTGTTTCAAAACAGGAGGTACGCGAGCGAGTGTTAGAGGTAATGGAAAAGTGCGGATTAGCTCCGTTTCATATTGATCGATATCCACATGAATTTTCCGGCGGACAGCGGCAGCGTATCGTTATTGCTAGAGCGATGGCGCTAAATCCTGAGTTTATTGTTATGGATGAACCAGTCGCATCACTTGATGTATCCATTCAAGCGCAAATAATAAATCTATTCAGTGACCTCCAGAGGGAAAATGGATTATCCTATCTGTTTATTTCCCATGATTTAAGTGTTGTGGAACACCTTTGTACGAAAATTGCCATTATGTATTTGGGGAATATTGTAGAATTGGCTTCTAAAGAAGAGTTATTTGATCATCCACTTCATCCTTATACAAAAGCACTCTTATCGGCTGTGCCCATTCCAGACCCCATGGCCAAGAGAGAGCGGATTATTTTAAAAGGGGATATTCCAAGCCCTATAAATCCGCCCTCAGGCTGTAAGTTTCGGACCAGATGTCCGATAGCGACTGACCTTTGTGCACAACAGGTGCCGGATTATCGCGACACAGGAAGCGGCCATTTTGTTGCCTGTCATTATGTATAATTTAATTTGGAAAAAAGGGGGCAATATACAGAATTTGTATTGCCTCTTTTTTTCTAAATCACACAGCCCACTCTATTTCATATAAATATAGAAAAAGTAAAATGGGTGAATGTAATGGCCGAACATGATGGCGATTGGATCTCGTGGATCTTGGATGCTTTTGAAACAAGAGCGGTTTATCTTTTCCCTGCTCCAGTGAAAGAAATCGGCGGCACGAAATGGGGATATATTGATGAGAAAGGGAAATTTGTTCTCCAGCCGATATATGATAATGCCAAGGATTTTCAGGATAATGGTTTGGCGAATGTTGAGATGATGGATAAATCAGGCCTCATCGATGATAACGGGTATTTTATTGTGAAACCGAAATACGATACGATACAACCGTTTTCAGAAGGAAGGGCAGTCGTCAACGATCAGCAGGGGAATAAAGTTATTGACGGAAGTGGTAAGGAAATAACCGAAAGGGCCTATTCTGTCGCATACCCAGAGTATAAAGGTGGACGTTTATTAGTTGGGGTGACAGATTCGGATGAACAGTACTTGCATGGATTTTTGAATAAGAGAGGCAAAGTGGTTATTCCCCTTATCTATCCATCTGCCAGTGATTTTTCAGAGGGGAAAGCGGTTGTAAAAACAAAGAGCGGCCTCTACGAACTAATTGATCTTACCGGAAAGGTATTACAATCCTATCCGTTTGCGTTTGTTGATCAATATGGCCAAGGTCTTCTTGTATATAAAAAGAGGGAGGATGGAAAATTAGGGTATATCGATGAACAGGGGAAAACAGTCTTGGAGCCTCAGTTTTCAAGTGCAGAAGCATTTATCGACGACCGCGCTATTGTTGGTTTGACTGTAAAAAATAATCAATATTATGGCGTAATAGATAGAGAAGGAAATTTTTTAATTAAACCAAATTATACCAGTATTATGGATCTTGGCGAAAATCGGTTTGCAATTGGGAAAGAACTGGCACCAGAGCAGCCATGCTTAAGATCAATTTACGCGTTAGCAGATTCAGATGGCCGGATTCTAACAGGGTTTATTTTTCATGACATGAATCCATTTTCCGATGGGGTGGCTTCTGTTTCTGATGACCAGCATACGTTTTTTATTGATAAGAATGGGAAGAGGAAGGTACATCTTCCAATGGTCAGTGGCAGCGGCTGGCTAAGCTTTGACAAGACACTAATCAAGAGTGAAGTTGATAATCGCTTGGTGTATTTTAATCGAAATAGTGGTGTGGTCTGGAAGCAGGCGACCATTATCCCGCTAAATAATCAGTATTCAGTAATCGAACATAAATACAGACCGAATAGGGAATATGTTGTTTATTACCCACAGGTACAAGGAATGGAAAATCCGGCTATGGTTATGGTGAATAAGTCTTTAAAAGAGCTTGCGGGTGTAAAACCCGTGCCTGCCGGGAAGCAGCTGGAATCCAATTATACTGGTGACTTTGAGGTAACCTTCTACAAGAAGAACTTGCTTGTGATGGAGATAAATGGGTACGATTACATGTTTTGTGCTGCTCATGGGATGCCTGTTAAAAAGTATGTTCATATTAATCTTAAGAATGGTTCGATGTATCAGTTGAAAGACTTGTTTAAACTTGGGAGCCCTTATGTGAAAGTAATAAGTGATATGATTATGGATCAAATTAAAAATAATGAACAATATTCTTCTTATCTTTCTCCTGATGATTACCATGGAATGAAGGAGGATCAGCCGTTTTTTATTCGTGAGGATGCCCTAAATATTTACTTTAAGCATTATGAAATTGCCTCCTTTGCTGCGGGATCTCCAACCTTTACAATCCCCTTCGATGAACTGAAAGATATGATTAATCAAGACGGCGAGTTTTGGAAGTCGTTTCAGTAAAAAGGCAGGAGTTCGGCCCCCTGCCTTTTTACTATGAAATTATTGGCTTCGAAATAGCTGGAAAGGGGTTGGGGTATTGTGAAATAATGGGGAAAACACGATATGATTGAATTAGGGGTGAAATGGGATGAAGATTTATGATGTTTCAAGAAAACTTGAGAATGGTATGCCTGTATGGCCCGGCGATACTGCGTTTCAATATGTGGTCTCGTGGCCAATGGAAGAAAGCGGCTCAGTCAATGTAGGTAGTCTTCAATTAAGCGCGCACACGGGAACGCATGTTGATGCTCCTTTTCATTTTGATAACAATGGAAAACGAATCATTGAACTTGATCTCAATCTTTACATCGGGCCAGCGAAAGTCATAGATATGGGTGGCAAGGAAAGTATTGGCGAAGCTGATTTGCGGGGGGTTAACCTTGATGGATGTAAGAGGGTGTTATTTCGAACACTTGCGTGGGAAAATCCAAGTGAATTCCCCGAGAAAATTCCTCATATTAAACCGGATTTAGCGCCTTATTTAGCAAGTATTGGGGTTAAGCTTATCGGCTTGGATGTACCGTCTGTGGATCCAATTGACAGCAAGGAGCTGCCTGCACACCATAGTTTGAATGAAAACGGAATTCACATATTGGAATCCCTTATGCTCGACGAAATCGAACCAGGTGACTACGAACTAATCGCCCTGCCGCTGCCACTCGTCGAAGGAGACGGCAGCCCCGTCCGCGCAATCCTACGACGATAGTAGATCCGGTTAGGCATGTTTTCGTCTGTATATGAACCAGTAGCTTCCGAGGCCAATGATGAATAAGAGACCGACGGATACTGGGACAACATAGTCTTTAAATGAGGGTTCTATGGTAGTAGTCTTTTTCGTTCGCACGTTGGCATGATCTGTCCGTACGTTCTCGTTTATTGAAGTAGATTCTTCCGAATGCGAATTGGCAAATACATTGGTTCCAAATAGAAAAAACAACAGCGAAGCGATAACAGCAATTTTGCTAAACATTATTCTCAACTCCGTTATATTGTTATCTTGTTGTTGTTCATTCTACCATCATTCACACCCGGTTATATCGAATACCCAGGAATGTTCACAAACCTTTCGAAATTACAAATATATCAATTTTTGCCCAAATCCAGTATTTCCAAAGCTTTCTAAGCTTTTTCTTAAACTTCTCTCCAATTGAACATTGATTTATATCAATTCCTTAGGAAAAAAAAGATGGTAAACTAAGGCATAAACCATTTCGAAGGGGAGTGTTAGTTATGTTTGAAATAATTGATAAAAAAGCAGTCATGGATATCCGGGAACGTGTTGCAAAGGGGGAACATCCACGACGGGAAATTTTAAACTTTATTAAAGCGGCACCAGTAGGTACTATTTTTGAAATTCATTTACCACATCGCGGTGAGCCGTTAATCGCCAATTTACAATCTTTTGGAATGAACGTGATTGTCAATGAAATCGAACCGATGCATTTTCGCCTAATGGCAGTAAAATTGGATGAGTTTTAGTCCATTTCGGCCATACTTTTAAGTTGGTCCAACTCTAGAATTTGTATTTGTCTGCGTCCGTCCATGGCGATTAGCTTTTGGGACATAAATGCTAATAGCTTTCTACTTATTGATTCTGGAGTTGTCCCGATATACCCCGCTAAATCTTTTTTCGTTATTGGTAATGTAAAGGTACCATTAAAGGCATTCAATTTATCATGAAAAAGGATGAGTGCCCGCGCAAGCCGCTGTTCGACCTCCATCAAACTTAAGAAGCCAACCGATTCATCTGCTTCATATAAACGATCATTAACAGCCAGTAAAAACCGGTAGGATAATTCTGCATTCTTCTCCATCGTCCTAAGGAAATCCCCTTTTTCAATGGAACAAATGACAGTGGGACTCCCAATAACCTCAGCATTTGCATAATGTTTTTCATTTCGAAGTAATGAAAATAACCCGAAGAAATCCCCAGGAAACAACAAACGGACAATTTGTTCTTTTCCTTCAGCCGACATTTTCGTTAGCTTTATCAGGCCTTCATTCACAACAAAAAGTGTTTCGGAACGCTCCCCCTCTTGAAAAATGAATTCACCCTTTAAAAAGTGACGGCTCCTTGTGACATTTTGTAATAGCTGAAGATCCTCTTTTTTCATCCCTTTAAAAACGGGCACAGATGTGATACATGAAGATCCATGCGAGCAACAGTGATCACAGTTCATCCTTCACCACTCCTTCTAAACATCCTTATAGCTTAATAATATCTGCTTCACAAAAATAATGAAGTGATTTGCATCAATTTATTATATTTCTTGATACAGGTCAATGTTAATGAGAATGATTTTCATTAATATGAAAGAAAAACATGAGGTGATTCCACCATGAATGCAACCTGTTTAATTGTTTATGCAAGTATGACAGGGAATACAGAAGAAATAGCCAATCTTATTGCATCAGGCATTCAAGAGGCAGGGGGTACTGTCTCGATAAAGGATATCTTAGAAGTAGATGTTCCAGACCTTCAAGAATATGATGGGATATTATTGGGAGCCTATACGTGGGGAGACGGTGATCTTCCGGATGAGTTTCTCGACTTTTATGATGAAATGGATCAATTGAATTTATCAGGGAAAAGGGCAGCTGCATTTGGTTCCTGCGACTCTTCCTATGAGCATCGTGGGGGAGCGGTTGATATTCTCACGGAAAAACTGGCAGAACTGGGTGCCGAGCTTGTGCACGAAGGTTTAAAAATTGACCTTTCTCCAACCACTGCGGAAAAAGAAGAATGTATGAAGTTTGGTCAATCCTTTGTAGAAAAATTTTGAGAGGATGTGGGGATTATGAGTATGATTGAAATCCCATTAAATGATGTGGCCTGCACCGGTTGTATCGGGAAGATAAAAAGACAGATGCAACGAACAAATGGAATAGAAAAAGTAGAAATTGTATCTGGAACCGGTAAAATCCAAATTAACTTTAATGAAAGCATCATTCAATCGGAGGAAATTAACCGTAACCTAAATAAGATTATACTGCGAACATTTGATTAAAGGGCTGCCTAAAAAGGCAGTTTTTTTTATTTGGAATATTTCCCCTAGTTCATTTTTTCGGATATTTATGTCACTTTTTTGGATTGTTGATTATTATGAAAGCGTTTAATATTTGATGTAGCAGGAACGAAAGTGGTTTTTATAAAAATAAAAATGGGGGAATGAGTAATGAAGAAAGGGAAATTGTTGTCCGCAGCATTAGTGGCTGTACTTGGAATTTCGGGAATCTTAACAGGTTGTTCATCAGATGAAAAAACAACAAAGACTGAGACCAGTGTAAGTAAGGAACTAGTAGTTTATTCACCAAATCCAATTGAGTTTAATGAGCCTTTGGTAAAAGAATTTGAAGATGAAACAGGAATTAAGGTGGAAGTTATTTCTGCGGGTGCAGGGGAGCTTTTGAAACGAATTGAATCGGAAGGGGATAATCCTTTAGGGGATGTCATGTGGGGAGGATCTTTATCATCGTTAGATCCATTCAAAGATCATTTTGCTAAATATCAATCCAAAAATGAAGACAAGGTTATTGATGACTATAAAAATGATGATGGCTTTATCACACGATTCTCACTCGTTCCAAGTGTCATTATGGTCAATAAAAACCTTGCGGGTGAATTAAATATTAGTGGATATGAGGATTTATTGAATAAGCAATTGAAAGGGAAGATTGCGTTTGCAGACCCAGCAAAATCATCTTCTTCATTCGAACAAGTTATTAACGAATTATATGCGATGGGCAATGGTGATCCTGAAAAAGGATGGGATTATGTAGGAAAATTAATTGGGAATCTTGATCACAAATTATTGAGTGGATCCTCTGCAGTCTACAAAGGTGTAGCAGATGGTGAATACTCTGTTGGGCTTACATTTGAAGAGCCAGTTGTGAATTATATGAATGATGGCGCCCCAGTACAGATAGTCTATCCAAAAGAAGGAACAATTGTGAAGCCTGATGGTGCCGCGATTATTAAAGGTGCAAAAAATCTGGAAAATGCCAAGAAATTCATTGATTTTATTACCAACGAAGAGTCACAAACAATGGTGGCAAATGAGCTAAATCGCCGTCCTGTTCTTTCTACAGTGAAAATCAAGAAGGATATCGGAATGAAGCCGCTTACGGAAATCAAATTAATTAGTGACGATCAAGCATGGTCAAACAAAAATAAAGAAACCATTCTAGATAAATTTAAGGATATTTTTACAAGTAATTAAGAATTGAAATCAAACATGAAAGAGTATGAGTAGTCAGTGGCTCATACTCTTTTAAA belongs to Neobacillus sp. OS1-2 and includes:
- a CDS encoding ABC transporter substrate-binding protein, with the protein product MKKGKLLSAALVAVLGISGILTGCSSDEKTTKTETSVSKELVVYSPNPIEFNEPLVKEFEDETGIKVEVISAGAGELLKRIESEGDNPLGDVMWGGSLSSLDPFKDHFAKYQSKNEDKVIDDYKNDDGFITRFSLVPSVIMVNKNLAGELNISGYEDLLNKQLKGKIAFADPAKSSSSFEQVINELYAMGNGDPEKGWDYVGKLIGNLDHKLLSGSSAVYKGVADGEYSVGLTFEEPVVNYMNDGAPVQIVYPKEGTIVKPDGAAIIKGAKNLENAKKFIDFITNEESQTMVANELNRRPVLSTVKIKKDIGMKPLTEIKLISDDQAWSNKNKETILDKFKDIFTSN